The nucleotide window GTCCGGCAGGCACCCGACTGGCCCGGCCCGGTCGAAATTCTGTGCTACGATGATGGCTCCGGGGAAGCTACGCGCCAAACAAACCGCGTGGTGCAGACGTGGCCCGGAGTGTTGTACCACGAACTGCCCCATAACGTCGGGCGCTCAGCCATTCGAAACCAGTTAGCGGCTGCTGCCCGCCACGCTTGGCTGCTGCTGCTCGACAATGATAGTCTGCTGCCCGACGCGCAATTTCTGACTCGCTACGTGGCTGCGCGTGCCACCGCGCCCGTGCTGGTTGGCGGTACTACCTACGAGCCGGCAGAGCCATCCGACGCGGCACTGCGCCTGCGCTGGCTGTATGGCCTGCAGCGCGAGGCGCGTTCGGCATCCATGCGCCAGCGCAACGCCTACAGTCAGCTAACCATCAATAATATATTGATACGCGCCGACCTGTTTCGCAGCATCGGGCTCGATGAACACCTGACGCGCTACGGGCACGAGGATACCAAGCTGGGCTGGGCCCTGCGGGCCCAGCAGGTGGCGGTGCTTCACCTCAACAACCCGGTGCTGCACGATGGGCTGGAGCCGGCCCCGGAGTTTCTGCGCAAGTCGCGGCAGGCGGTGCTCAACCTCGCGCAGTTGTACCGGTCCGAAGGGCTGGGCACCGATACCAAACTCCTGCGCTCGGCCTTGCGCCTGCGCCGCCTGGGGCTGGACCAGGCCTACTGCCGGGGCTTCGCGCTGGTGCAGCGTCGGGTGCGGCGGCAGGTGCTCTTGGCGCGGCCTGGCAGTTTGCGCCAATTTGATGCGCTCAAGCTGTACTGGCTGCTGCTGGCGCTGGGCCGCCCCGAAACTCACCGGCCCCAAACGCAAACCGCCAGCCCGGTGGAGGCTGGCGGCTGAGGTAACGTTGGCTATTCGTTGCTCATTGTTGGATTTTGGTGGTTTGTTCTCGAATGACCAGAATCAACCAACAAGTTCTTAGTCGTTGTCGGTGTTTTTAACTTCCGACTTCACTTCCTTATAGCCTTCCTTGGTTTTCTCGCCTACTTTTTTGGCGGCGTTACCAATCTTCTGGCCTACGGTTTTACCAGCATCCTTCACGTCAGAAGCCGTATTGCTGGCGGCCTGGCCTACTTTGCTGCGCTCATCGGCC belongs to Hymenobacter sp. J193 and includes:
- a CDS encoding glycosyltransferase; translation: MPGLSVLLPIYNRNVTRLVAALVRQAPDWPGPVEILCYDDGSGEATRQTNRVVQTWPGVLYHELPHNVGRSAIRNQLAAAARHAWLLLLDNDSLLPDAQFLTRYVAARATAPVLVGGTTYEPAEPSDAALRLRWLYGLQREARSASMRQRNAYSQLTINNILIRADLFRSIGLDEHLTRYGHEDTKLGWALRAQQVAVLHLNNPVLHDGLEPAPEFLRKSRQAVLNLAQLYRSEGLGTDTKLLRSALRLRRLGLDQAYCRGFALVQRRVRRQVLLARPGSLRQFDALKLYWLLLALGRPETHRPQTQTASPVEAGG